A genomic segment from Gracilinanus agilis isolate LMUSP501 chromosome 1, AgileGrace, whole genome shotgun sequence encodes:
- the ARPC4 gene encoding actin-related protein 2/3 complex subunit 4, whose product MTATLRPYLSAVRATLQAALCLENFSSQVVERHNKPEVEVRSSKELLLQPVTISRNEKEKVLIEGSINSVRVSIAVKQADEIEKILCHKFMRFMMMRAENFFILRRKPVEGYDISFLITNFHTEQMYKHKLVDFVIHFMEEIDKEISEMKLSVNARARIVAEEFLKNF is encoded by the exons ATG ACTGCCACTCTCCGCCCCTACCTTAGTGCCGTGCGGGCCACGCTGCAGGCTGCACTTTGCCTGGAGAATTTTTCCTCCCAGGTTGTGGAGAGGCACAACAAGCCAGAAGTGGAAGTCAG GAGTAGCAAAGAACTCCTGTTACAACCTGTGACTATCAGCaggaatgagaaggaaaaggttCTGATCGAGGGTTCTATCAACTCTGTTAGAGTCAGCATTGCTGTGAAACAG GCTGATGAAATTGAGAAGATCCTTTGCCACAAGTTCATGCGCTTCATGATGATGAGAGCAGAGAACTTCTTCATCTTGCGCAGGAAACCTGTGGAG gGTTATGATATCAGTTTCCTGATCACAAACTTTCATACAGAGCAAATGTACAAACATAAACTGGTGGACTTTGTGATCCACTTTATGGAGGAGATTGACAAGGAGATCAGTGAAATGAAGCTGTCGGTCAATGCTCGTGCTCGTATTGTGGCAGAGGAGTTCCTCAAGAAT TTTTAG